In a genomic window of Aggregatimonas sangjinii:
- a CDS encoding four helix bundle protein, with translation MQDLKLRTKRFTIDCWHLCTKIPKSRELDAWVRQLIKCSSSVGVNYRASQRAKSTADFINKLKIVEEEADESVYWL, from the coding sequence ATGCAAGATTTGAAATTAAGAACCAAGAGGTTTACGATCGATTGTTGGCACCTTTGCACCAAAATTCCTAAATCTAGAGAATTGGATGCTTGGGTACGACAGCTTATTAAATGTTCTAGCTCCGTCGGCGTTAATTATAGGGCATCCCAAAGAGCTAAATCTACGGCGGATTTCATCAACAAACTCAAAATTGTTGAAGAAGAGGCAGACGAGTCCGTTTATTGGTTGTAA
- a CDS encoding GNAT family N-acetyltransferase: MIRATQADRKLVVNILVEAFEPLDDNNSINFVVKQDDKRTQRMQVLMGYLFDTAMRTGEVFLSDNRASCLLITYAHKDKFSIAKLWSTLQLAFRCIGIERVGKVLKRQKIIQRNYPEGKYIRPMIFAVKNEFKGTVTAAKLIMQVFNDFKKNELPIIVDTASEEHVRLYQKFGLKVFKKEEGLGFPIYLLRMNRVMSPLATVENV, from the coding sequence TTGATACGAGCAACCCAAGCGGATAGAAAATTAGTGGTGAACATCTTGGTAGAAGCCTTTGAGCCTTTGGATGACAATAATTCCATTAATTTTGTGGTGAAACAAGATGATAAACGTACCCAAAGAATGCAGGTATTAATGGGATATTTATTCGATACCGCTATGCGAACGGGCGAAGTATTTTTATCCGACAACCGTGCCAGTTGCCTTTTGATTACCTACGCACATAAAGATAAATTTAGCATAGCCAAGCTGTGGTCGACCCTGCAATTGGCATTTCGATGTATTGGAATAGAGCGAGTCGGGAAGGTCTTGAAACGTCAAAAAATCATACAGCGAAATTATCCGGAAGGAAAGTATATACGACCAATGATTTTTGCGGTTAAAAATGAATTTAAGGGAACAGTGACGGCTGCAAAGTTGATTATGCAGGTGTTTAACGATTTCAAGAAGAATGAGTTGCCTATTATTGTGGATACCGCTTCCGAAGAACATGTGAGGCTCTATCAAAAATTTGGATTGAAAGTATTTAAAAAAGAAGAGGGTTTGGGCTTCCCGATTTACCTCTTGCGAATGAATCGGGTAATGTCTCCTTTAGCAACTGTAGAGAACGTGTGA
- a CDS encoding SRPBCC family protein — MNTSNEMNNRTITIKRTFNAPISLVWEAWTQSEHIAKWWSPKGIKTIVVTHDFKVGGKWKYIMPMPNGQEFIAEGEYTEIIEFEKIVSTANFKPMTEGVEIHSLFRPNGDKTVFTFHVVHPTEEYKIQQEKMGIMNGWGSVFERLDALLKNK; from the coding sequence ATGAATACATCCAACGAAATGAATAATAGAACGATAACGATTAAGCGAACCTTTAACGCCCCGATTAGTTTGGTTTGGGAGGCGTGGACACAATCGGAACATATTGCGAAATGGTGGAGCCCCAAGGGAATCAAAACAATAGTAGTAACGCACGATTTCAAGGTTGGGGGTAAATGGAAATATATCATGCCCATGCCCAATGGACAGGAATTTATAGCCGAAGGTGAATACACCGAAATAATCGAATTCGAAAAAATCGTATCGACGGCGAACTTTAAACCGATGACAGAAGGAGTTGAAATACACTCTCTGTTTCGACCCAATGGCGACAAAACGGTTTTTACGTTTCATGTGGTCCATCCGACGGAGGAATACAAGATACAGCAGGAGAAAATGGGAATTATGAACGGTTGGGGTTCCGTTTTCGAAAGACTTGACGCACTTCTAAAAAATAAATAA
- a CDS encoding ArsR/SmtB family transcription factor, whose translation MRRDVFQAIADPVRRDIIELLAEERLSINAIAEKFEISRPAISKHLKILKECEIIDYVKEGRERFCFIKPKNLIPAFMWIEQYRELWEDKLDSFDSYLTKLQAKSDGK comes from the coding sequence ATGAGAAGGGATGTTTTTCAGGCAATTGCCGACCCGGTAAGACGGGACATCATTGAACTGTTGGCCGAAGAAAGACTTTCGATAAACGCGATTGCCGAAAAGTTCGAAATCAGCCGACCTGCCATTTCCAAACATCTGAAAATTTTAAAGGAGTGCGAGATAATCGATTATGTAAAAGAGGGAAGGGAACGTTTTTGCTTTATTAAACCGAAAAACCTCATTCCTGCATTTATGTGGATTGAGCAATACCGCGAATTATGGGAAGACAAATTGGACTCTTTTGATAGCTACCTAACCAAATTACAAGCTAAATCCGACGGAAAATGA
- a CDS encoding DUF1059 domain-containing protein encodes MKTMTCKQLGGACDQEFHANSFEEIAEMSKNHGMEMFQKKDEAHLKAMGAMQELMQSPNEMQKWFENKRKEFDALPENKL; translated from the coding sequence ATGAAAACAATGACATGTAAACAATTAGGCGGAGCCTGCGACCAAGAATTTCATGCCAACTCCTTTGAGGAAATTGCCGAAATGAGCAAAAATCACGGAATGGAAATGTTCCAAAAAAAGGACGAGGCACATCTAAAAGCGATGGGAGCTATGCAAGAACTGATGCAATCCCCCAACGAAATGCAAAAATGGTTCGAGAACAAGCGAAAGGAATTTGATGCGCTACCCGAAAATAAGTTGTAA
- the hisIE gene encoding bifunctional phosphoribosyl-AMP cyclohydrolase/phosphoribosyl-ATP diphosphatase HisIE, whose amino-acid sequence MRRKKTNWKMMKIDFSKNADGLVPAIIQDAATKNVLMLGYMNQAALEKTQETEKVTFFSRSKQRLWTKGEESGNFLHLVDMKNDCDNDTLLISVKPLGPTCHTGSDTCWDAENTSTFGFLSQLENIIEQRRTSADGKSSYVASLFEKGINKIAQKVGEEAIETVIEAKDDNDELFLYESADLLFHYLILLQAKGFTLIDIEAELLKRHK is encoded by the coding sequence ATGCGACGAAAAAAGACGAATTGGAAAATGATGAAAATAGACTTCAGTAAAAATGCAGACGGACTAGTGCCCGCTATAATTCAGGATGCCGCAACCAAGAATGTATTGATGCTCGGCTACATGAACCAGGCTGCGCTCGAAAAAACCCAAGAAACCGAAAAGGTTACTTTTTTCAGCCGTTCGAAACAGCGATTATGGACGAAAGGGGAAGAGAGCGGCAATTTCTTACACCTTGTCGATATGAAGAACGATTGTGATAACGATACCTTATTGATTTCCGTAAAACCTTTAGGCCCTACTTGTCATACAGGCAGCGATACCTGTTGGGATGCCGAAAACACCTCTACTTTCGGTTTTTTGTCACAGTTGGAAAATATCATTGAGCAAAGACGTACTTCTGCCGATGGAAAGAGCTCCTATGTCGCATCGCTATTCGAAAAGGGAATCAATAAGATTGCCCAAAAAGTCGGTGAGGAGGCGATAGAAACGGTCATAGAAGCGAAAGACGATAATGATGAACTCTTTTTATACGAGAGTGCCGATTTATTGTTTCATTACTTGATTTTGCTTCAGGCCAAAGGCTTTACGTTGATCGATATCGAGGCCGAATTATTAAAAAGACATAAGTAG
- a CDS encoding ASCH domain-containing protein, which yields MHYLACIFIMILNGCKNESNATTETSVKTQTVAETESENAIDPSVAGMWQDYIASNPKFEGQEIPESDFFHNNRADANRLAELTLNGKKKASSGLYSLYKYYQVALPKVGTKQIVTDFDGKAVAIIENKRVDTIPFNQISEDYAGLDMGTDVEPLEKWKKAHWDFFENFLKESGGEPNEEMLIVCVIFKTVWPAKH from the coding sequence ATGCACTATTTAGCATGCATTTTCATAATGATATTAAACGGCTGCAAAAACGAATCGAACGCCACTACGGAAACTTCGGTGAAAACCCAAACGGTGGCGGAAACGGAATCCGAAAACGCAATTGATCCATCCGTGGCCGGCATGTGGCAGGACTACATCGCATCAAATCCCAAATTCGAAGGCCAAGAGATTCCGGAATCCGATTTTTTTCACAACAACAGGGCCGATGCCAATCGACTGGCCGAATTGACCCTAAACGGAAAAAAGAAAGCATCTTCGGGATTGTACAGTTTATATAAATACTATCAGGTTGCGCTACCAAAAGTTGGTACAAAGCAAATCGTTACCGACTTCGATGGTAAAGCAGTAGCGATCATCGAAAATAAACGAGTGGATACCATCCCATTTAATCAGATTTCCGAAGATTATGCGGGATTGGACATGGGAACGGATGTGGAGCCCCTGGAAAAATGGAAAAAAGCACATTGGGACTTTTTTGAAAATTTCTTAAAAGAAAGCGGAGGGGAACCGAACGAAGAAATGCTTATCGTGTGCGTAATATTCAAGACTGTCTGGCCAGCAAAGCACTAA
- a CDS encoding DinB family protein, whose amino-acid sequence MSNEERIVEELVKNALFRMDESTRMIRKSLTEISEQELWLKPNASLNSIANLILHLCGNMTQYIIASLGESEDVRNRDMEFSSHATGNKAQILEQLERTVDEVRRIIFDADVKQLVKVRSVQGFSFSGVGVIMHAVEHYSYHTGQIAFWVKLLKNKDLGFYSGTDLNIKNQL is encoded by the coding sequence ATGAGCAACGAAGAAAGAATAGTAGAGGAATTGGTGAAAAATGCCTTGTTCCGTATGGATGAAAGCACGCGTATGATACGAAAAAGCTTGACCGAAATCAGCGAGCAGGAGCTGTGGTTAAAACCCAATGCTTCTTTGAACTCCATCGCAAATTTGATATTGCATTTATGTGGAAATATGACGCAGTACATCATCGCATCCTTAGGTGAAAGCGAAGATGTCCGAAATCGCGACATGGAATTCTCGTCACATGCAACAGGAAACAAAGCGCAAATTTTGGAACAATTGGAGCGCACGGTCGACGAAGTAAGGCGGATCATTTTTGATGCGGATGTTAAGCAATTGGTAAAGGTCAGGTCCGTGCAAGGTTTTTCATTTTCGGGTGTCGGCGTAATTATGCACGCTGTGGAGCACTATTCCTATCATACCGGACAAATAGCCTTTTGGGTCAAGCTCTTAAAGAACAAAGACCTTGGTTTTTATAGTGGCACCGATTTGAATATTAAAAATCAACTATAA
- the hisF gene encoding imidazole glycerol phosphate synthase subunit HisF has product MLAKRIIPCLDIKDGRTVKGINFVDLRDAGDPVELAEIYSKEGADELVFLDISATEQKRKTLSELVYHVAEKVNIPFTVGGGISSVEDVDILLQNGADKVSINSSAVKNPQLINDLAAKFGSQCIVVAIDAKQINGKWTVHLVGGKVPTELDLFDWAKEVEKRGAGEILFTSMDHDGTKDGFANEALARLSTELNIPIIASGGAGTVQHFTDTFIDGKADAALAASVFHFKEIAIGDLKQELRDNGIPVRI; this is encoded by the coding sequence ATGTTAGCAAAAAGAATAATTCCCTGTTTGGATATCAAAGATGGCAGGACGGTAAAAGGAATCAACTTTGTAGATTTGCGTGACGCCGGTGATCCAGTCGAGCTCGCTGAAATTTATAGCAAGGAGGGCGCCGATGAATTGGTTTTCCTGGATATTTCGGCCACCGAGCAAAAGCGCAAGACATTGTCCGAGTTGGTGTACCACGTGGCCGAGAAGGTGAATATCCCGTTCACTGTTGGTGGCGGTATATCCTCAGTGGAAGATGTCGACATCCTTTTGCAAAATGGGGCGGATAAGGTTTCGATAAACTCATCCGCCGTAAAAAATCCGCAACTGATAAATGATTTGGCCGCTAAATTCGGTTCGCAATGTATCGTCGTCGCCATCGACGCGAAGCAGATAAATGGGAAATGGACAGTACACTTGGTAGGGGGTAAGGTACCCACTGAGTTGGACTTGTTCGATTGGGCAAAAGAAGTGGAAAAGCGGGGTGCAGGAGAAATTTTATTTACCTCTATGGACCACGATGGCACCAAAGATGGCTTTGCCAATGAGGCACTGGCCAGACTTTCCACAGAGCTGAACATTCCTATTATCGCTTCTGGAGGAGCGGGTACGGTTCAACATTTTACCGATACCTTTATCGATGGAAAAGCAGATGCCGCCCTAGCAGCGAGTGTGTTTCATTTTAAGGAAATAGCGATTGGCGATTTAAAACAGGAACTCCGTGATAATGGTATTCCGGTTCGAATATAA
- a CDS encoding TIR domain-containing protein: MNAKKNIYVLYASLDKSLAHDLLRRLQLWEKEFNVSIWHDSPIFPGQQWKPQNLSRLNEADIFLFLLSNGFMYSEFIQQDEFKMIIDKYKEGKAIVVPIVLENCPWDVDFNSDDYDFSFKELPVLPEDGKPINKWDSSEKALAQVTDHVKRMIAPATEDGDAELSQENIADEKTDEIPKEQITLNFGERPDVDNAPKPEDSLLKEAEERRVKEEQKLREKAEIEKRAAEELRLREAAAAEAKKVAEEAESNRIALEEQRIIEEAEAKKMAEEAERLKEEAKAEQKAEAARKALEEQERKKKEEAKRMAVEETRRQQEAAAAKRRAEEEKRIAQEAKDRREAEEQREAALAQERKEEISGSETSDWTDREDVEQSERGTTKKRIGIGLGIAALIALGIVAFSLFNSSPEKPTPTLPRTNNATVADSVQTTESDTEVVSENESISQLGIGDTYSGGLIFVLDPAGNTGKIAYPEDRGPMPWESGNKIHEQLGEGWRLPTLDELRLMYRTIGQGADNSGEFADELYWSATPFDTYQARLLRFSDGNASYHYNKGLATRKFLVRAVRDFSR; the protein is encoded by the coding sequence ATGAATGCGAAGAAGAACATTTACGTGCTATATGCCAGTTTGGACAAGAGCTTGGCACATGACCTCCTACGTCGTTTACAGCTTTGGGAAAAGGAATTTAACGTATCCATTTGGCACGATAGCCCGATTTTTCCCGGTCAACAATGGAAACCGCAAAATCTGTCCAGATTAAATGAAGCCGATATCTTTCTTTTTTTATTGAGCAATGGGTTCATGTATTCCGAATTCATTCAGCAGGATGAATTTAAAATGATCATCGACAAATACAAAGAAGGCAAAGCTATTGTGGTACCGATAGTACTTGAAAACTGCCCCTGGGATGTTGATTTCAATTCCGATGACTATGACTTTAGCTTCAAGGAGTTGCCGGTGCTTCCGGAAGATGGAAAACCGATAAATAAATGGGATTCGAGTGAGAAGGCGCTAGCACAAGTGACCGACCATGTTAAGCGTATGATAGCACCGGCTACCGAAGATGGGGATGCCGAACTATCCCAGGAGAACATTGCAGATGAGAAAACGGACGAAATCCCTAAAGAACAAATAACGCTCAATTTCGGAGAAAGGCCCGATGTGGATAATGCCCCCAAACCGGAGGACAGCCTTTTAAAAGAGGCCGAGGAGCGTAGGGTGAAGGAAGAGCAAAAGCTAAGGGAGAAGGCCGAAATCGAAAAAAGAGCAGCGGAGGAACTTAGACTACGCGAAGCGGCGGCCGCCGAGGCGAAGAAAGTCGCCGAAGAGGCTGAATCGAATAGAATAGCCCTTGAAGAACAACGAATTATTGAGGAAGCGGAAGCCAAAAAAATGGCCGAAGAAGCCGAAAGACTAAAAGAAGAGGCTAAGGCCGAGCAGAAAGCCGAAGCTGCAAGAAAAGCGCTCGAAGAACAAGAACGTAAGAAAAAAGAGGAAGCCAAGAGAATGGCCGTGGAGGAAACGCGAAGACAGCAGGAAGCGGCTGCTGCTAAAAGAAGGGCAGAGGAGGAGAAAAGAATCGCTCAGGAAGCGAAAGACCGTCGGGAAGCGGAGGAACAAAGGGAAGCAGCGTTAGCCCAAGAACGGAAAGAGGAAATATCCGGATCTGAAACCAGCGACTGGACGGATAGGGAAGATGTGGAGCAGAGTGAAAGGGGTACCACAAAGAAAAGAATTGGTATTGGCTTGGGAATAGCAGCACTGATCGCTTTAGGCATCGTGGCCTTTTCTTTGTTCAATTCCAGTCCCGAAAAACCGACGCCTACCTTACCGAGAACGAACAACGCTACGGTAGCGGATTCTGTTCAGACGACCGAATCCGATACCGAGGTCGTTTCCGAAAACGAATCTATTTCGCAGCTAGGGATTGGCGATACGTACTCCGGGGGATTAATTTTTGTATTAGACCCGGCTGGTAATACAGGTAAAATCGCTTATCCCGAAGACCGTGGACCCATGCCATGGGAAAGCGGGAACAAGATTCATGAGCAGTTAGGCGAAGGCTGGCGATTGCCGACCCTGGACGAATTACGATTGATGTACCGTACAATCGGGCAGGGCGCGGACAATAGCGGGGAATTTGCCGATGAATTGTATTGGAGCGCCACTCCTTTCGATACTTATCAAGCTCGACTCTTACGGTTTAGCGATGGGAATGCCTCCTACCACTACAATAAGGGTCTGGCAACCAGAAAATTTCTTGTACGGGCCGTTCGGGATTTTAGCAGATAA